The following are encoded in a window of Poecile atricapillus isolate bPoeAtr1 chromosome 21, bPoeAtr1.hap1, whole genome shotgun sequence genomic DNA:
- the LOC131587145 gene encoding uncharacterized protein LOC131587145, which translates to MGAVPSRCLWKEEGSRQPPAPRGSLSPLVPSPPCIPRIPFLPVWAQEFDRSYRIKGRMSEPALCGQSRQGLTSWPVCFRRDLGTCLESHLKQDLTPLVLRHVLGSCTDHPGEFGDVGTGRYSETLEPLFSSVPAPHPHELCGFLSRACFPWIPQRGQHQITKRTTLLPLPRCPGGSWGSGLGAKLDLLQRAAEFARKPREREGKSWPVESRSKEPTHPSKLQTGTSPPAFILAPVKIQFNTELPHIPLQPLLWWGSPAPTKILFSFGKPLLAGLHGHRGELRLLIQAFGAGEVPPGK; encoded by the exons ATGGGTGCAGTCCCCTCCCGTTGCCTCTGGAAGGAGGAAGGTTCaaggcagcccccagccccacgaGGGTCACTCAGCCCCCTGGTCCCCAGTCCCCCTTGCATCCCCAGGAtcccttttctccctgtttgGGCCCAGGAGTTTGACAGAAGTTACAGgatcaaaggaaggatgagtgAGCCGGCCCTGTGTGGGCAGAGCCGACAGGGTCTCACATCTTGGCCTGTTTGCTTCAGACGGGATCTGGGAACTTGTCTGGAATCACATCTAAAGCAGGATCTGACGCCGCTGGTCCTACGTCAC GTGCTGGGTTCTTGCACTGACCAtcctggggaatttggggatgttGGCACGGGCAGATATTCTGAAACCCTCGAGCCCCTCTTTTCCAGCGTCCCAGCTCCTCACCCACACGAGCTGTGCGGATTTCTCTCCAGGGCGTGTTTTCCATGGATACCTCAACGGGGGCAGCACCAAATAACAA AAAGAACCACGCTCCTGCCTCTGCCGCGGTGCCCGGGAGGGTCCTGGGGCTCCGGGCTCGGTGCAAAGCTGGACTTGCTGCAG agagcagcagaattTGCCAGAAAAcccagggaaagggagggaaagtcCTGGCCAGTGGAGAGCCGGAGCAAAGAGCCCACACATCCCTCGAAGCTTCAGACCGGCACATCACCACCTGCCTTCATTTTAGCTCCAGTTAAAATTCAGTTTAACACTGAATTGCCTCACATTCCCCTCCAGCCCTTGCTGTGGTGGGGATCACCCGCTCCCACCAAAATCTTGTTCTCTTTTGGAAAACCCCTCCTTGCTGGGCTTCACGGGCATAGAGGGGAGCTCAGACTTCTGATCCAAGCCTTTGGAGCTGGTGAGGTTCCTCCTGGAAAATAA